In a genomic window of Melopsittacus undulatus isolate bMelUnd1 chromosome 1, bMelUnd1.mat.Z, whole genome shotgun sequence:
- the LOC101871078 gene encoding LOW QUALITY PROTEIN: serine/threonine-protein kinase SBK2-like (The sequence of the model RefSeq protein was modified relative to this genomic sequence to represent the inferred CDS: deleted 1 base in 1 codon), with product MPGSPSGCSVQAEPSLESAAGEARDPRLAGSAVLLEKHSSMAESSAVAAAAAAGGTAAPTMLEELLEITAQSLVRTEVAEHYEVIRELGRGKYGHVMLVTHRQRGTPMALKLLPKASTKLHTFLYEYCVALSLATHPAIIGMFGIAIESSQYYGFLYEPALHKDLISIIKPRDGIPEPAAKQCAKQLVSALEFIHSRGLVYRDIKPENVLLFDPECRRIKLTDFGLTRPKGTKLKLVAGVIPYTAPELSNTADAQGVPIDSSLDAWAFGVLLFCLLTGYFPWEQSLPDDPFFEDFMQWQETGLEEDLPRHWKRLTAEAALMLRSLLALDPAKRCPVSGVLRYVDCPWRLEDGNSQETAVKP from the exons CACTCATCGATGGCCGAGAGctcagctgtggctgcagcagcagcagcaggagggacagcGGCACCAACCATGCTAGAGGAGCTCCTGGAGATCACAGCTCAGAGCCTGGTGCGCACCGAGGTGGCTGAGCACTATGAGGTTATTCGGGAGCTGGGCAGGGGCAAGTATGGCCACGTGATGCTAGTGACCCACAGGCAGAGAG GGACTCCTATGGCTCTCAAGCTGCTACCCAAAGCCAGTACCAAGCTGCACACCTTCCTGTATGAGTATTGTGTGGCACTCTCCCTCGCCACCCACCCTGCCATCATTGGCATGTTTGGAATTGCCATCGAGTCCAGTCAGTACTATGGCTTCCTCTATGAACCAGCACTGCACAAAGACCTCATCTCTATCATCAAACCCCGG GATGGGATCCCCGAGCCAGCCGCAAAGCAGTGTGCCAAGCAGCTTGTGAGTGCGCTGGAGTTCATCCACAGCCGAGGGCTCGTGTACCGTGACATCAAGCCTGAGAATGTGCTGCTTTTTGATCCCGAGTGTCGGCGCATCAAGCTGACTGACTTCGGGCTTACACGGCCCAAGGGTACCAAGCTCAAGCTGGTGGCTGGGGTAATCCCCTATACCGCCCCAGAGCTGAGCAACACCGCTGATGCCCAGGGGGTGCCCATTGACAGCAGCTTGGATGCCTGGGCCTTTGGCGTGCTGCTCTTCTGCCTGCTGACTGGCTACTtcccctgggagcagagcctgcCAGATGACCCTTTCTTTGAGGACTTCATGCAGTGGCAGGAGACAGGCCTGGAAGAGGACCTGCCCCGCCACTGGAAACGCCTGACAGCCGAGGCTGCCCTGATGCTGCGGAGCCTGCTAGCCCTAGATCCTGCCAAGCGTTGCCCTGTCAGTGGAGTGCTGCGCTATGTCGATTGCCCTTGGCGGCTGGAGGATGGCAACAGCCAGGAGACTGCAGTGAAGCCCTAG